The sequence TGTGGGAAGAGCGGGTCCCGATCGCGTCGGGAGCGAACCTGGGCCAAGCCCTATATGGCGGGGAAGAATACGAGCTTCTTTTTGCCGTGCCGAAAGCCAGGATAAAGTCGCTTAAAAAATTAAAGTTTGGAATCTCGGTCGTTGGCGAGATCGTCAATCGCGGCGCGGGGGTAAAAATAGTCGATAACCGTGGTAAGATCAAGACGATCCGGTCGAAAGGGTTTGAGCACTTTAAATGATCAACCAACGTCGTTTGGTAGCAACATTCAAGCAATTGGTCCGCATTGACAGCCTTTCCCTGCAGGAAGGAAAGATCGTCGGGTATCTGCGCCGGGAACTGAAGAGTCTGGGATTAAAAGCCTCCGTTATCGGGCGACCGGAAAACGGAGAGGTCGGCAGCCTTAACCTTCTTGTCCCGGGCCGCAATAACCGGGGGCCGCGGCTTTTGCTTAATGCTCATGTGGATACAGTTGTTCCTGGGCAGGGGATCAAGCCGATCGAAAAAGGGGGGTATATTACCTCTGACGGATCGACCATTCTTGGAGCTGACAATAAGGCTGGCGTGGCGGTTATTCTGGAGCTTTTGCGAGTATTAAAAGAAAAAAAGGTTTCCCATCCTCCTCTGCAGGTGATCTTGACGGTCGCGGAAGAGATCGGCCTGGTCGGGGCGGCCGCTTTCCCTCCCTCTGCCATCAAAGCGGCCTATGGCCTGGTCCTTGACGGCGGCGATATCGACAAGATTGTTTGCCGGGCGCCGAACCAATATAATTTTGTCGCCCGGGTGTATGGGCGGGCGGCCCATGCCGGGATCCATCCGGAAGAAGGGATCAGCGCCATAAAGGCGGCGAGCGCCGCCATTGCCAGGATGAAGCTTGGCCGGATCGACCAGGAGACGACCGCTAATATCGGGATGATCCATGGTGGAGTGGCGACAAATATTATCCCCGATGAAGTTGAGATCAGAGGAGAAGCCAGAAGCCACCGGCTGGCTAAAGTAAAAAAACAGATCGGCCGGATGGAAAAGACCCTGCAGGGCGAGTGCCGACGCCATGGGGCGGTCTGCAAGATCAAGTTCGCCAGGATCTATGAATCGTTCAACATCGCTGAGACCAGCCCGCTGCTGGAAAAAGCGGTGGCCGGAATGAAAGCGTCCGGGATCCGTCCCAAGATTGCCGGGACCGGTGGCGGGTCCGACGCCAATATTTTCAACGCTTTGGGGGTCCCGTCTTTGATTGTCGGAGTGGGGGCGGACAATGTACACACGACCAAAGAGCGGATCGCGGTCCGCGACCTGGTCCGCGGAGCGGAGATAGTTTTTAATATTATAAAGGAGTTTAACCGTGACTAAATTGAGCGAAGAATTGGTTTCCTCAAAAAACGTATTTGAAGGGCGCTTGTTAAAGTTCCGGGTCGATACCGTGCGGCTTTCGTCCGGCAAAGAAGCGACCAGGGAAATTGTTGAGCATCCGGGAGCGGTGGCGATCGTGGCGATCACTGACGATCAGGAATTGGTCCTGGTCCGGCAGTACCGGCAGGCGGCCGGGGAAATATTGCTGGAAGTGCCGGCCGGGACCCTTGGACCGGGAGAAGAGGGGGTCGCGGCCGCGAAGAGGGAACTGGAAGAAGAGACCGGCTACCGGGCGAAAAAAATGACCAAAGTCTTTTCCGGCTTTGTTGCCCCCGGTTATTCGAGCGAAGCGATCCAGTTCTTTCTGGCCAAGGAGATGACCGAGACCCGCCAGCAGACCGAAGAGGACGAATTTATCGAGGTCGATCTGGTTGATGTTGAGGCTTGCCTTGACCTGGTCAAGCAGGGGAAGATCAGGGACAACAAGACGATTATCGGGATCATGATCGCCGACCTGGCGCTCAAGGGCGAGTTGGCTTGAG comes from Candidatus Margulisiibacteriota bacterium and encodes:
- a CDS encoding M20/M25/M40 family metallo-hydrolase produces the protein MINQRRLVATFKQLVRIDSLSLQEGKIVGYLRRELKSLGLKASVIGRPENGEVGSLNLLVPGRNNRGPRLLLNAHVDTVVPGQGIKPIEKGGYITSDGSTILGADNKAGVAVILELLRVLKEKKVSHPPLQVILTVAEEIGLVGAAAFPPSAIKAAYGLVLDGGDIDKIVCRAPNQYNFVARVYGRAAHAGIHPEEGISAIKAASAAIARMKLGRIDQETTANIGMIHGGVATNIIPDEVEIRGEARSHRLAKVKKQIGRMEKTLQGECRRHGAVCKIKFARIYESFNIAETSPLLEKAVAGMKASGIRPKIAGTGGGSDANIFNALGVPSLIVGVGADNVHTTKERIAVRDLVRGAEIVFNIIKEFNRD
- a CDS encoding NUDIX hydrolase; translation: MSEELVSSKNVFEGRLLKFRVDTVRLSSGKEATREIVEHPGAVAIVAITDDQELVLVRQYRQAAGEILLEVPAGTLGPGEEGVAAAKRELEEETGYRAKKMTKVFSGFVAPGYSSEAIQFFLAKEMTETRQQTEEDEFIEVDLVDVEACLDLVKQGKIRDNKTIIGIMIADLALKGELA